The genomic region GATGTGCGCGCAGGGCGAGCGACCCGCCACGCGCCCGCAGGTGTTCCTCCGCCCTGCGGTGTGCGGCGATGCGCCACGCCGGTCCGGCCGACTGGTAGGCGGCGGCGCGCACCAGCGGGTGCCGGAACCGGAACCGCGCGCCCACGGTGTGCAGCACCCCATGGCCACGAGCTCGTCGAGCGCCCCGAACACCTCGCTCTCCGGCCGACCGGCGATGCCGGCCACGAGGTCCGGCTCGGCCTGGTCACCGGCGACGGCCGCGGCGTGCGCGACCAGCCGCGTGCCGTCGCCCAGCGTCCGCAGCTCCGAGGCCAGCAACGCGCGCAGCCGGCGCGGCATGTCCTCCGGATCGCTGTGCTCACGGGTGGCGAGCCCGGCCAGCGTTCGCTCGTCGGCGAGCGCGAGAGCGTCGAGGTAGAGCGGGTTTCCACCGGTGACGGCCATCAGCAACCGTCTTCGCCGCACCGGCAGGTCCGGCAGCAGCTGCGCCACCGCCACCTCGTCCAGCGGCGCGGGTGCCAGCCGCGTCACCGCCGCCCGTACGGGCCAGCGCGCCGGGCAGCCCGGCGGCACGCGATGCCCCTGGTAGGCGACCGCGACCAGCAACGGCGCCACCGGCAGGTCCAGCAGCAGGTTCTCCAGCAGCTCCTGCGACGCCTCGTCCGCCAGGTGCAGGTCGTCCAGCAACAGGGCGAGCCCCGGTGGCCGCGCCCGCCGCGCCAGCACCTGGCGCACCGGGCGGTGCAACCGGTGCGCCTCGGCACCGGCACCCATCTCCGTGATGACCGACGAGATTTCCTCGTCCGCCTCCGCGACGATCCCGAAACGCTGGTCGCGCGCGTAATCCCCGGCCCGGCCCAATACCAATTCGAGTGAGTGGTCTTCAACCGTTCGGGCTAGCTCGTCGAGTAATCGGGTCTTCCCCATTCCGGTTTCCCCGTAGATCTCGACGACCTGCGGCTCACCGGCCACCACACGGGCCACCACCTGGTGCAACGCGTCGACCTCTGATCGTCTGCCGACAATTGGTGACCTGGCGCCCAGCACGGCGTCCCCCCGCGTTCCGCAATTCCACCCAAATGCGAACGCGTCGATGCTATGGGTCGGGCACCGGCACCGTCGATCAGCTCATCGGACGCAGCTCATTCCACCGGCCCGCATCGGGAATTGCTATTGCGCCGATAGCGGGTGGGAGGACGCGGGCCTGGTCCCGTGCCAGTCCAGGCACACCACCATCGCGTCGTCGGAGACGGTCCGGGTGTCGCGGTGTCCCGCGAGCTGCCGGAGGACCTCCCGGGGCATCTGGGCCGCGGGCAGCAGGCGGGTCAGGTTGATCGCGCGGGCCAGTGCGCGTTCGCTGTAGCGCTCGCCGGAGGGGGAGG from Lentzea guizhouensis harbors:
- a CDS encoding AAA family ATPase, whose protein sequence is MLGARSPIVGRRSEVDALHQVVARVVAGEPQVVEIYGETGMGKTRLLDELARTVEDHSLELVLGRAGDYARDQRFGIVAEADEEISSVITEMGAGAEAHRLHRPVRQVLARRARPPGLALLLDDLHLADEASQELLENLLLDLPVAPLLVAVAYQGHRVPPGCPARWPVRAAVTRLAPAPLDEVAVAQLLPDLPVRRRRLLMAVTGGNPLYLDALALADERTLAGLATREHSDPEDMPRRLRALLASELRTLGDGTRLVAHAAAVAGDQAEPDLVAGIAGRPESEVFGALDELVAMGCCTPWARGSGSGTRWCAPPPTSRPDRRGASPHTAGRRNTCGRVAGRSPCAHIT